Within the Chromobacterium paludis genome, the region CGGTTGGTGACAATGCCCACCACCTTGCCGGCTTCGATGACCGGCAGGCCGGAAATCTTGTATTGGCGGGTCAGCAGCACCAGGTCGCGCACCAGCATGTCCGGCGCGATGGTGATCGGGTCTTTCACCACGCCGCTTTCATGGCGCTTCACCTTGGAGACTTCGGCAGCCTGCTTTTCGGCGTTCATGTTCTTGTGCACGATGCCGATGCCGCCTTCCTGCGCCATGGCGATGGCGAGGCGGGCTTCGGTCACGGTGTCCATGGCGGCGGATACCAGCGGCAGCTTCAGCGTGATGTTGCGGGTGAGCTTGGTGGAGAGTTCCACATCGCGGGGCAGAACTTCAGAATGGGCCGGGACGAGGAGGACGTCGTCGAAGGTGTAGGCTTTCTCGATGATGCGCATCGCGTTTCCTTAGGCGGCAAAGCCGCATTGTACCGGATAGGCGGACGTTCTGCAAAAGCAAGCGGCAGCCTGGTTTTGCGCGGCCGGGGGGCAGGCCTTACAATCCGGAACATACAGCCAAAGGGTTGCGGAGATAGGACGATGAAGTCATCTGTAGTATGGACGTTTTTGCTGGTTTTGCTGCTGCCGGCCGTCGCCTCGGCCGAGGTCTATACCTGGACCGACGCCAGCGGAAAAAAAGTGTATTCCGATCAGCCGCCGCCCAATGTCAACGCGCGCCGGCTAAATGTGAAGGCAACGCCGGCGCCGCTGCCGGCCTCTGCGCCTCCGCAGGAAAAGAAGGCGGAGAAAAGGCAGGAAGCCAAAACGGCCGCGTCCGACAGCGCGGCCATGGCCGAGGCCAACGCCAAGATCAAGGCGCAAAACTGCAAGACGGCGAAGGAGCGTCTGTCTTCGCTGCAGCTGAATGGGCGCATCCGCCTGCAGGGTTCCACCGCGTTGGCCACCGATGCCCAGCGCAACGAGATGATCCGCCAGGCCCAGAAAGACGTGCAGACCTGGTGCAATAAATAAGTGGCCGCAAGCGAATTCGATTATCAGAACGTGCTGCAGAATCTGCCGTCCTTGCCCGGCGTTTACCGCATGCTGGATCAGGACGGCAAGGTGCTGTACGTGGGCAAGGCGATAGACCTGAAGCGCCGCGTCAGCTCCTATTTCCAGAAAAACGACCTCAGCCCGCGCATCCGGCTGATGGTGAAACAGATCGCCAATATCGAGACCACGGTCACACGCTCCGAGGCCGAAGCGCTGATTCTGGAAAACAATCTGATCAAGGCGCTGGCGCCGCGCTACAACATCTTGTTCCGCGACGACAAGTCCTATCCCTATCTGATGTTCAGCGACCACGATTTTCCGCAGATGGCTTATTTTCGCGGCGAGCCCAAGAAACCCAACCAGTATTTCGGACCGTATCCCAACGGTTACGCCGTGCGCGAGAGCATGCA harbors:
- a CDS encoding DUF4124 domain-containing protein — its product is MKSSVVWTFLLVLLLPAVASAEVYTWTDASGKKVYSDQPPPNVNARRLNVKATPAPLPASAPPQEKKAEKRQEAKTAASDSAAMAEANAKIKAQNCKTAKERLSSLQLNGRIRLQGSTALATDAQRNEMIRQAQKDVQTWCNK